One window of the Rhipicephalus sanguineus isolate Rsan-2018 chromosome 2, BIME_Rsan_1.4, whole genome shotgun sequence genome contains the following:
- the LOC119382278 gene encoding uncharacterized protein K02A2.6-like has product MLLHEGHQGINRTKALARDSVWWPGISADIASLVANCEQCASTRVNLAEPLVSTALPGRPWEFLGMDLFHLNGRTFLLVVDYYSWFPEVVTLRSTTARAVIDALKSIFARHGIPQDVRSDNGPPFSSQEFAAFAVSYGFNHATSSPHYARSNGEAERMVRTVKTCSASPKTLTSLCSIIGTLRESMASVQPSY; this is encoded by the coding sequence ATGCTGTTGCACGAAGGCCATCAGGGCATCAACAGGACCAAAGCCCTAGCTCGGGATTCGGTTTGGTGGCCGGGTATCTCAGCAGACATCGCCTCTCTCGTCGCCAACTGCGAACAGTGCGCTTCCACCCGGGTGAACCTTGCAGAACCCCTAGTCTCCACAGCTCTACCTGGACGTCCCTGGGaatttctcggaatggacttgttCCATCTCAATGGCCGGACGTTCCTCCTGGTGGTGGACTACTACTCGTGGTTTCCTGAGGTGGTGACCCTGAGAAGCACTACGGCTCGGGCAGTCATCGATGCGCTCAAAAGCATCTTCGCACGCCACGGAATCCCACAAGACGTCAGGTCGGACAACGGCCCACCGTTCTCGTCGCAAGAGTTTGCGGCATTCGCAGTGTCTTATGGCTTCAACCATGCGACCAGTAGCCCACACTACGCCCGGTCAAacggagaggcagagaggatggtACGGACAGTCAAGACCTGTTCCGCAAGTCCAAAGACCCTCACCTCGCTCTGCTCAATTATCGGGACACTCCGGGAGTCGATGGCTTCAGTCCAGCCCAGCTATTGA